In the genome of Magnolia sinica isolate HGM2019 chromosome 2, MsV1, whole genome shotgun sequence, one region contains:
- the LOC131224740 gene encoding small ribosomal subunit protein mS86 (rPPR1)-like has translation MAAALRSRNPKISNPRSLFSTLSSPLSSPLSEKPSTPFRSLKSTIRSERDPDKLAEIFQNSSDSPRFRRDRSVFDLTVRKLASSRRSDLIDRVLGHQKSFAAAPASKSEGFWIRIMKLYSNSGMVDQAVRMFDQMEEIGCNRTDKSLCALLSTFLCNRQFDRLHESFSEIPKKFGISPSVVAYNLVLRAFVEEKSIESARSLVAKMEKENGVKPDILSYNILLRGFHDAGDEIGFNEILKEISWKGLSPNVTTYNYRILSHCKKNESFKAKELFDVMISKGIKPNLASYNAVIDGLSKEGDLTSAKSLFESMRSGGVLPNNVTYVTLVRHLVEKGEFDSALEMCKKSLKRKWVPPFESMVGLVNGLVKISKVDEAKGIVEKMKKKLTSSALDSWMKVEGTLPL, from the coding sequence ATGGCAGCAGCACTTCGGAGCAGAAACCCTAAAATCTCCAACCCCCGGTCTCTCTTTTCCaccctttcttctcctctctcttctcctctctcagAAAAACCCTCCACCCCCTTCCGCTCCTTGAAATCCACCATCCGATCAGAACGCGACCCGGACAAACTCGCCGAGATCTTCCAGAACTCGTCCGACTCCCCACGCTTCCGCCGCGACCGATCCGTCTTCGATCTCACTGTTCGTAAGTTGGCCAGCTCCCGCCGCTCCGATCTCATCGACCGCGTCCTCGGCCATCAGAAATCCTTCGCTGCGGCCCCCGCGTCGAAATCCGAGGGCTTCTGGATAcggatcatgaagctatactcGAATTCCGGAATGGTCGATCAGGCCGTCCGGATGTTCGATCAGATGGAGGAGATCGGGTGCAATCGAACGGACAAATCGCTCTGTGCGCTCCTCAGCACGTTCCTGTGCAACCGCCAGTTTGACCGGCTGCACGAGTCCTTCTCCGAGATTCCAAAGAAATTCGGGATTTCTCCGAGTGTAGTTGCGTACAATCTTGTCCTTCGAGCTTTTGTCGAGGAGAAATCAATCGAATCAGCACGTTCACTGGTTGCGAAGATGGAGAAAGAAAATGGGGTAAAACCTGACATTCTTTCTTATAATATCTTGTTACGTGGATTTCATGATGCCGGGGATGAAATAGGAtttaatgagattttgaaggaaatctCATGGAAAGGTCTAAGTCCTAATGTGACTACTTACAATTATAGGATTTTATCTCACTGTAAGAAGAATGAGAGTTTCAAGGCAAAAGAGTTGTTTGACGTGATGATTTCCAAGGGGATCAAACCGAATTTGGCTAGTTATAATGCTGTTATTGATGGGTTATCCAAGGAAGGTGATTTAACATCAGCGAAGAGTCTTTTTGAGAGTATGCGGTCAGGTGGTGTTCTGCCGAATAATGTTACATATGTGACATTGGTTCGGCATTTGGTTGAGAAGGGGGAGTTTGATTCAGCGTTGGAGATGTGTAAGAAGAGTTTGAAAAGGAAGTGGGTTCCACCATTCGAGTCCATGGTGGGGTTGGTCAATGGCCTAGTGAAGATTTCCAAGGTTGATGAAGCAAAGGGGATTGttgagaagatgaagaagaagcttaCTAGCAGTGCGTTGgattcttggatgaaggttgAAGGTACTCTTCCTTTGTAG